A single window of Solanum dulcamara chromosome 5, daSolDulc1.2, whole genome shotgun sequence DNA harbors:
- the LOC129890434 gene encoding endoplasmic reticulum oxidoreductin-1-like → MANPEFDEEKNHAIPLYWLNGALIVIFIAILLSSTLFPSSSNTNGKSCRCFQGVGTYSGVLKKGCCDYAVVNHVNREVLHPLLQELVKTPFFRYFKVKLWCDCRIDDGMCHLRDCSVCECPKNEFPEPFKAQSHRHNSSSNLVCLEVNPEGAVDRTIDSKAFIGWREVDNPWTNDDEADNAEMTYVNLQLNPERYTGYSGPSARRIWDAVYKENCLKYPAGEICPEKKVVYKLISGLHSSISLHIADEYLLDEASNTWGKNLTLMYDRVLQFPDRVENLYFTFLFVLRAVTKAADYLDQALYDTGNPEDDLKTQSWIDQLVYHPKLKFACPLPFNEARLWKGQGEPDLMQQIQKQFRNISAMMDCMGCEKCRLWGKLQFLGLGTALKILFYVNCQERLGEKFHFQRNEVIALINLLNRLSESIMLVHEMRPSLEKVMGKQISIPSDQPLMTGGHV, encoded by the exons aTGGCAAATCCAGAATTTGATGAGGAGAAGAATCATGCAATTCCATTGTATTGGTTAAATGGTGCTTTAATTGTTATATTCATCGCTATTTTACTCAGTAGTACCCTATTCCCAAGCTCCAGTAATACTAATGGCAAAAGTTGCAGGTGTTTTCAG GGGGTAGGCACGTATAGTGGGGTTTTGAAGAAAGGTTGCTGTGACTATGCAGTGGTGAATCATGTTAACAGGGAAGTACTGCATCCATTGCTCCAAGAACTTGTTAAAACGCCATTTTTCAGATATTTCAAG GTTAAGTTGTGGTGTGATTGCAGGATAGATGATGGCATGTGCCATTTACGAGACTGCAGTGTATGTGAATGCCCAAAAAATGAATTTCCTGAGCCATTTAAGGCACAGAGTCATCGACATAATTCTTCAAGTAATCTGGTCTGTCTAGAAGTAAACCCCGAGGGAGCTGTTGATCGTACAATAGACTCCAAAGCATTCATAGGCTGGCGGGAAGTGGACAATCCATGGACGAATGATGATGAGGCAGATAATG CTGAAATGACATATGTTAATCTCCAATTGAACCCTGAACGCTACACTGGATACAGTGGTCCATCTGCTAGAAGAATATGGGATGCCGTTTATAAAGAAAACTGCCTAAAAT ATCCAGCTGGGGAGATTTGCCCCGAGAAAAAAGtagtatataaattaatatctGGCCTCCACTCCTCAATTTCTCTTCATATAGCAGATGAATACTTGCTTGATGAAGCATCAAACACG TGGGGAAAGAATCTTACTTTGATGTACGACCGCGTCTTACAATTCCCAGATCGTGTTGAAAACCTATACTTCACTTTCCTGTTTGTGCTCCGTGCGGTTACCAAA GCAGCGGACTACTTGGACCAGGCTTTATATGATACTGGAAACCCTGAGGATGACCTTAAAACACAATCTTGGATTGATCAATTGGTTTACCATCCCAAACTGAAATTCGCATGTCCTTTACCTTTTAATGAGGCAAGGTTATGGAAAGGTCAAGGTGAGCCTGACCTGATGCAGCAAATTCAAAAGCAGTTCAGAAATATCAG TGCAATGATGGACTGCATGGGATGTGAAAAGTGTCGTCTTTGGGGAAAGCTTCAGTTTCTTGGTCTTGGTACTGCATTAAAGATCCTATTCTACGTCAATTGTCAGGAACGCTTAGGTGAAAAG TTTCATTTTCAACGGAATGAAGTTATTGCATTGATTAACTTACTGAATCGGCTTTCAGAATCCATTATGCTTGTACATGAAATGCGGCCTTCACTCGAAAAAGTAATGGGAAAACAAATTTCTATACCCAGTGACCAACCATTGATGACAGGGGGTCATGTATAA